Proteins encoded together in one Catellatospora citrea window:
- a CDS encoding KGGVGR-motif variant AAA ATPase translates to MDRMSTGQVVTLHSVMGGTGRTMALANVAWILASSGKRVLAADWNLVSPGLHRMFRPYLKAEAAEQLGVINMVRGFEDQATGSRRSAPVSDHVQVSRHVMAVDGDFPGRGGIDLLPAGRENTDYAAPLSTMNWDRFYHAGDGARFFDAVRTQLRRDYDVALIDGCSGQGDLADICTAHLPDTLVACFTLSRRGMESAATAAVRIQERYPRIRILPVPMRVDLAERDKADAGRAAARQLFAGLPTGMTEQERAAYWRAVEVPYQPLYAYEDRLAVFGEASQEKDPLREAFENLAAHLTGGGDARLPTGASSTAG, encoded by the coding sequence ATGGACCGGATGTCGACCGGCCAGGTGGTGACGCTCCACTCGGTCATGGGTGGAACCGGGCGCACCATGGCGCTGGCCAATGTCGCCTGGATTCTCGCCAGCAGCGGCAAGCGGGTGCTGGCTGCCGACTGGAATCTCGTGTCGCCCGGCCTGCACCGGATGTTCCGGCCGTACCTGAAGGCTGAGGCCGCCGAGCAGCTCGGCGTGATCAACATGGTGCGGGGTTTCGAGGATCAGGCGACGGGCAGCCGCCGGTCGGCGCCCGTGAGCGATCACGTGCAGGTCTCGCGCCACGTCATGGCCGTCGACGGCGACTTTCCCGGTCGTGGAGGTATCGACCTCCTCCCGGCGGGCCGGGAGAACACCGACTACGCCGCTCCGCTGAGCACGATGAACTGGGACCGGTTCTACCACGCCGGTGACGGCGCGAGGTTCTTCGACGCCGTACGGACGCAGCTGCGACGCGACTACGACGTCGCCCTGATAGACGGCTGTAGCGGCCAGGGCGACCTGGCCGACATCTGCACCGCTCACCTTCCAGACACCCTGGTGGCCTGCTTCACCCTCAGCCGCCGAGGCATGGAGAGCGCCGCCACCGCTGCGGTGAGGATCCAGGAACGGTATCCGCGGATCCGCATCCTGCCGGTGCCGATGCGGGTCGATCTCGCCGAGCGGGACAAGGCCGATGCAGGTCGTGCGGCGGCACGGCAGCTGTTCGCGGGCCTGCCGACCGGCATGACCGAACAGGAGCGGGCGGCGTACTGGCGCGCGGTGGAGGTTCCATACCAGCCTCTCTACGCCTACGAGGACAGGCTCGCCGTGTTCGGGGAGGCGTCGCAGGAGAAGGACCCGTTGCGCGAGGCGTTCGAGAATCTGGCTGCCCACCTCACCGGCGGCGGAGATGCGCGACTGCCGACGGGTGCGTCGTCGACGGCCGGGTGA
- a CDS encoding SGNH/GDSL hydrolase family protein, with protein MTRSRLLTFTASLATAFTVLVALAATPAQAASTVRYVALGDSYSSGVGAGSYTSESGACQRSTKAYPALWAAANAPAAYAFVACSGATTTSVTSSQLSALSSSTTLVSITVGGNDVGFANIMSTCALQGTTQCVAAVQTAEDKARASLPGLLDNVYNAIRSRAPNARVVVLGYPVFYQLGTVCVGLSATSHAKINEGINLVDDLTRTAAGRHGFTFADVRSIFVGHQLCSGDKWLHALNFASLGISYHPMATGHSGGYYPVFRTAAA; from the coding sequence TTGACCCGATCGCGCCTGCTGACCTTCACGGCGAGCCTCGCCACCGCCTTCACCGTGCTGGTCGCCCTGGCAGCCACCCCCGCCCAGGCTGCTTCCACCGTCCGCTACGTCGCCCTCGGCGACTCCTACTCCTCCGGCGTCGGCGCCGGCAGCTACACCTCCGAGAGCGGCGCGTGCCAGCGCAGCACCAAGGCCTATCCCGCCCTGTGGGCCGCCGCCAACGCCCCCGCCGCGTACGCCTTCGTCGCCTGCTCCGGCGCGACCACCACCAGTGTCACCAGCTCGCAGCTGTCCGCCCTCAGCAGCTCCACCACGCTGGTCAGCATCACCGTCGGCGGCAACGACGTCGGCTTCGCCAACATCATGTCGACCTGCGCCCTCCAGGGCACCACCCAGTGCGTCGCCGCCGTGCAGACCGCCGAGGACAAGGCCCGCGCGTCCCTGCCCGGGCTGCTCGACAACGTGTACAACGCGATCCGCTCCCGCGCCCCCAACGCCCGCGTGGTGGTGCTCGGCTATCCGGTCTTCTACCAGCTCGGCACCGTGTGCGTCGGGCTCAGCGCCACGTCCCACGCGAAGATCAACGAAGGCATCAACCTGGTCGACGACCTCACCCGCACCGCCGCCGGCCGCCACGGGTTCACCTTCGCCGACGTGCGCTCCATCTTCGTCGGCCACCAGCTCTGCAGCGGCGACAAGTGGCTGCACGCCCTCAACTTCGCCAGCCTCGGCATCTCCTACCACCCCATGGCCACCGGCCACTCCGGCGGCTACTACCCCGTCTTCCGCACCGCCGCCGCCTGA